One Streptomyces umbrinus genomic window, TTCGGCAGCCAGGTCTCGAAGAGGTTCGCGGGCTCGATCACATGGTCGTCGACGCTGATGATGCGGGGCAGTTCGGTCATGGGTCCCCTCCGCCGGGCCAACTGCGGGTATCTGACGGACCGTCAGCTACAGGTCCCCTAGAAGGCTAGCCCCGCACCCCTGGACCGACAAGGCACCGAGCCCTACGCTCTCCAGCCAATCTGACTACCCGTCAGCTGTGAGGAGCACGGGCCATGACGACGGACACCGCACACGCACTGGGCGCCTCCCGCACCTTCTGGGAACTCGTCGAGCGTCGCGCCGCGCTCACCCCCGACCGCCCCGTCCTCCTCCAGGACGACCGCACGCTCACCTTCGAGGAGCTGCGCGCGGGCGCGGAGCGGACCGCGGCCGGCCTCCATGACCTGGGCGTGCGCCCCGGCACGGTGGTCGCCTGGCAGTTGCCGACCCGCATCGAGACGGTCGTGCTCGCGATGGCCCTGGCCAGGCTGGGCGCGGTCCAGTCCCCGGTGATCCCCTTCTACCGGGACCGCGAAGTCGCCTTCGCCGTAAGGGAGTCGGGGGCCGCACACTTCGCCGTACCGGGCGAGTGGCGCGGCTTCGACCACACGGCGATGGCGGAACGCATCAACGCACCCGGCGTCTTCGAGGCGTACGACTCCCTACCCGAGGGGAACCCTTCCGTCCTGCCCCCGCCCCCCACCACGGGCACGGACGTGCGCTGGATCTACTGGACCTCGGGGACCACGTCCGACCCCAAGGGCGTACTGCACACGGACCGTTCGCTGATCGCCGGCGGCTCCTGCCTCGCCCACGCGCTGCACCTGTCGGCCGACGACATCGGCTCGATCGCGTTCCCCTTCGCGCACATAGGCGGCCCCGACTATCTGGTCATGCTGCTGCTGTACGGGTTCCCGGCGGTCCTCTTCGAGAAGTTCGGACTGCCGGACGCGCTGGAGGGCTACCGCAAGCACGGGGTGACGGTGGCGGGCGGCTCGACGGCGTTCTACTCGATGTTCCTGGCCGAACAGCGCAAGCAGCCGGACGCCAGACTCATCCCCACCCTGCGCCTCCTCGCGGGCGGCGGCGCGCCGAAGCCGCCCGAGGTCCACCACGCCGTCGTACGGGAGATGGGCGTCCGGCTGACCCACGGATACGGCATGACCGAGGTCCCGATGATCACGATGGGCTCGCCCGACGACTCGGAGGAGAACCTCGCGACGACCGAGGGAAGGCCCCCGGAGGGGATGGAGATCCGGATCGTGGACGGGGAGGTGAGACTGCGCGGAGAAGCCGTCTGCACGGGCTATCTGAACCCCGCGCAGACCACGGAGGCCTTCGACGAGGACGGTTTCCTGATCACAGGAGACCTCGGGCACCTCACGCCCTCCGGCCATCTGGTCCTGACGGGCCGCCTGAAGGACGTCATCATCCGCAAGGGAGAGAACATCTCGGCGAAGGAGATAGAGGACCTGCTGCACCGCCACCCGGCGGTAGGAGATGTCGCGGTGATAGGCCTGCCGGACGCGGAACGCGGCGAACGCGTATGCGCGGTGATCGAACAACCGGACAAAACTCCGCAGTTGACGCTCTCCGCCATCACCGACTACCTACGCTCGGAAGGGCTGTCCGTGCACAAGCTGCCGGAGCAACTGGAGCTGGTGGACGCCCTTCCGCGCAACGAGACCCTGCGGAAGGTGCTCAAGTACAAGCTCAGGGAACGCTATTCGGGCACCGTGAAGTAGCGGGCGAAGGCGCTCACGATCTCCGGCTCGGTGACCCGGCCGTCGGAGTCCGCATCCAGCGCGCCGGCCGCGGCGGTGGCGACGGTCTCGGGCGCGCCGAGGGCCTTGAGGGCCCGCGCGATCTCGTCGACGGTCGCCGCCGAGTCCCCGTCGCCGTCCGCGATGGCGAGCGCCGCGTCCAGGAACGGGCGGGCGATCTCGGCGAACCGGTCGGCGTTGTCCCGCAGCCGCTTCACCGCGCCGCCCACGAACTCCTCGCGGGTGATCCGCTGGTCGCCGTCCCGGTCCGCTATTCCGGCCATGCCCTGCCAGAAGGCCTCCGCGCCGATGTAGAGGGCCTGGCCCTTGTCGGACCGGGCCGTCGTGCCGAACTCGGCGAGCAGCGCCTTGGTCGCCGCGTTGAAGTCCTCGCGGTCGATATAGCCGTTGCCGTCCTGATCGAAGGTGGCGAACCGGGCGGCGATCTTTCGCTCGTACTCGGTGCTGACCATGTCTTTTCGGGCCGCCTTACATCACGTGGGTACGTCTGGCAGGGAGCGTACGACGACCGGGGCCCTCGGGGAGCGGGAAAACGACGCTTGTGCCAAGACCGGGGAAATACCGCGACAACCGTGTCGCGGAGTTACCGGACGATCTTCCCCTCTACTTGACCCGCACGTGACGCGAATCACGCGGACAGGGAATCCGGCTCGTCGTCGACAGCGGCACCGACATCGGGATAGACGTCGAAGAGCCGGCGCACACCCAGGGCGCCCAGCACCCTGTTGACGTGGGATCCGTCCACGGCGCCCTGCGCGGGAAGGATCAAGCGGAGGCGCCCCTGACATGAGCGGAGCAGTCGCCGGCTCGCGATCAGCACCCCCACACCACTGGAGTCGCAGAACAGGACTCCGGAGAGATCGAGGACAACACTGTGCCGCCCGTCGGCCACGGCGTCGTGCACGCGCTGCCGCAGCACCGGTGACGTCACCAGATCCATCTCGCCCGACACCCGGAGCACGGCCCAGCCGCGCTGCTCGCCGTCGGTCACCCTGAGCGTCACGCGCCTGCCCCTCGCTCGACGTTGTTGGACCCTGACGGCCCGACGACGTCGGACCCGGAAACGGAACCGGAAGTGGTCCTGTCATTTCCCTGGTGCGCGGCTGCCCCACCCTC contains:
- a CDS encoding STAS domain-containing protein, with protein sequence MTLRVTDGEQRGWAVLRVSGEMDLVTSPVLRQRVHDAVADGRHSVVLDLSGVLFCDSSGVGVLIASRRLLRSCQGRLRLILPAQGAVDGSHVNRVLGALGVRRLFDVYPDVGAAVDDEPDSLSA
- a CDS encoding class I adenylate-forming enzyme family protein, whose amino-acid sequence is MTTDTAHALGASRTFWELVERRAALTPDRPVLLQDDRTLTFEELRAGAERTAAGLHDLGVRPGTVVAWQLPTRIETVVLAMALARLGAVQSPVIPFYRDREVAFAVRESGAAHFAVPGEWRGFDHTAMAERINAPGVFEAYDSLPEGNPSVLPPPPTTGTDVRWIYWTSGTTSDPKGVLHTDRSLIAGGSCLAHALHLSADDIGSIAFPFAHIGGPDYLVMLLLYGFPAVLFEKFGLPDALEGYRKHGVTVAGGSTAFYSMFLAEQRKQPDARLIPTLRLLAGGGAPKPPEVHHAVVREMGVRLTHGYGMTEVPMITMGSPDDSEENLATTEGRPPEGMEIRIVDGEVRLRGEAVCTGYLNPAQTTEAFDEDGFLITGDLGHLTPSGHLVLTGRLKDVIIRKGENISAKEIEDLLHRHPAVGDVAVIGLPDAERGERVCAVIEQPDKTPQLTLSAITDYLRSEGLSVHKLPEQLELVDALPRNETLRKVLKYKLRERYSGTVK
- a CDS encoding EF-hand domain-containing protein is translated as MVSTEYERKIAARFATFDQDGNGYIDREDFNAATKALLAEFGTTARSDKGQALYIGAEAFWQGMAGIADRDGDQRITREEFVGGAVKRLRDNADRFAEIARPFLDAALAIADGDGDSAATVDEIARALKALGAPETVATAAAGALDADSDGRVTEPEIVSAFARYFTVPE